A window from Purpureocillium takamizusanense chromosome 3, complete sequence encodes these proteins:
- a CDS encoding Tyrosinase (COG:S~SECRETED:SignalP(1-22~SECRETED:cutsite=TAA-QD~SECRETED:prob=0.6211)~EggNog:ENOG503NXY8) produces MQAADELRAPFWDWAADATVPSVTVPAKITVNIPNGQEVRQSEIDNPLFTFNIPQSVVDGQYGSFDSDNRNRTLRCPAPQSYPSSANDLLSQRPYKDWVYDAFARADNFSEFTSTSARFVSMELIHNGIHWDAACGQQFLGPDLSGFDPLFMLHHSNMDRLWAYWQVIRPDEDIFQGSYSGLSRFGSPEGATITSQSHLQPFFGLNGKPHTTQTVRTLKGFGYSYEGLEYWHKSEDQMRRDAITLINRLYSEGGESRGERRQVPQTKRRYFARISVDRADIPKPCQIMLSINEKAAGSFVVLGQPARGILSAGMPLDKALRENNITTRPDDDVPDAIAASMKVQIVQPDGSIVNNVPSLKVALEDVEVTPPLTPDSFPTFGLSNFFPVANLLRELAHHHL; encoded by the exons ATGCAAGCGGCGGATGAATTAAGAGCGCCCTTCTGGGACTGGGCTGCCGACGCGACAGTCCCATCAGTGACTGTCCCGGCGAAGATAACTGTTAACATTCCAAATGGTCAAGAGGTGCGGCAAAGCGAGATCGATAACCCGTTATTTACCTTTAATATTCCACAATCTGTCGTGGATGGTCAATATGGTTCGTTTGATTCGGACAATCGAAATAGGACGTTGCGGTGCCCGGCTCCTCAAAGCTATCCAAGCTCCGCCAATGACCTCCTGAGCCAGCGACCATATAAGGACTGGGTT TACGATGCTTTTGCTCGTGCGGACAATTTCTCAGAATTCACTTCGACAAGTGCCCGGTTTGTCAGCATGGAATTGATACACAATGGCATACACTGGGACGCTGCGTGTGGGCAACAATTCCTTGGTCCTGACCTGTCTGGTTTTGACCCGTTATT CATGTTGCACCATAGCAACATGGACCGCTTGTGGGCATACTGGCAGGTTATCAGGCCCGATGAGGATATTTTCCAAGGATCGTATAGCGGGCTTTCCCGTTTTGGCTCACCCGAAGGAGCCACCATCACGAGCCAGTCGCATCTGCAGCCCTTTTTTGGATTGAACGGCAAGCCCCATACAACGCAGACTGTGAGGACCCTGAAGGGTTTCGGATACTCCTACGAGGGGCTGGAGTACTGGCATAAATCTGAAGATCAGATGAGACGTGATGCGATCACCCTCATCAATCGTCTATATTCGGAGGGAGGCGAATCTCGGGGCGAGCGTCGACAGGTGCCCCAAACCAAGCGAAGATACTTTGCGAGGATTAGCGTGGACAGGGCCGATATACCGAAGCCGTGTCAAATCATGCTGTCCATCAACGAGAAGGCAGCTGGAAGCTTTGTGGTGCTTGGACAGCCCGCCAGGGGAATTTTAAGCGCTGGTATGCCCTTGGACAAGGCACTGCGAGAAAACAACATCACGACGCGGCCCGATGATGACGTCCCAGACGCCATTGCCGCGTCGATGAAGGTTCAGATTGTGCAG CCTGATGGAAGCATTGTCAATAACGTCCCCAGCCTGAAAGTGGCACTAGAAGATGTTGAGGTTACGCCGCCACTGACGCCAGATTCGTTCCCGACTTTTGGGCTGTCCAACTTCTTTCCAGTTGCTAATCTACTTCGGGAGCtggctcatcatcatctgtAG
- a CDS encoding DNA-(apurinic or apyrimidinic site) lyase (COG:L~EggNog:ENOG503NZZC) yields MAGTTQAAVLRRSARTAQQSDDMSAAAKRTSMQAPMTSRRQRGPKREAVVQPEPLESGTTSPRKRIKVESTPSPEPERRDRRDAKIVVNSDANVLSRAQTAMGSEAKDPSGALRARKLKSFTENTRRSPFPGFGRPTAGECSLAHLILADLHGDRVRPKEVVAPTATAGCGASPSVLDALVRTILSQNTSDKNSSRAKQSMDDAYGGSDKWEAIVEGGQAKLQRVIQSGGLSVVKSKVIISILQQTQTKHGSYSLDHLFSASDEDAMRELLSFQGVGPKTASCVLLFCLQRPSFAVDTHVYRITGLLGWRPPSATREEAQAHLDAMVPDDEKYPLHVLIISHGKQCAECKAGGKALGKCRLRKTFRKGVLEGLAGDDVKIEVGDQVKHEEE; encoded by the coding sequence ATGGCCGGCACAACACAAGCAGCTGTGCTTCGGCGCAGCGCCCGTACCGCTCAGCAAAGCGACGACATGAGCGCCGCAGCCAAGCGGACGTCGATGCAAGCTCCCATGACAAGCAGAAGGCAGCGGGGTCCAAAGCGTGAGGCTGTAGTACAGCCTGAGCCGCTCGAATCTGGAACAACCAGCCCCAGGAAGCGCATCAAGGTTGAGTCGACACCGTCGCCTGAGCCAGAACGGCGTGACCGCCGCGATGCCAAAATCGTCGTCAACTCTGACGCCAACGTTCTCTCACGAGCACAAACGGCGATGGGATCTGAAGCAAAAGACCCGTCCGGAGCTCTTCGTGCGCGCAAATTAAAATCCTTTACCGAAAACACCCGTCGTTCTCCTTTCCCTGGCTTCGGAAGACCAACTGCAGGGGAGTGCTCACTCGCGCACCTCATTCTCGCTGACCTGCACGGTGATCGCGTGCGTCCGAAAGAAGTCGTGGCACCAACAGCAACCGCTGGCTgtggcgcctcgccctcggtgctcgacgccctcgttcGAACAATTCTGTCCCAGAACACGAGCGACAAGAACAGCTCACGAGCTAAACAAAGCATGGACGACGCCTATGGTGGCAGCGACAAGTGGGAAGCAATTGTGGAGGGAGGCCAGGCAAAGCTGCAAAGGGTGATTCAGTCGGGTGGACTGAGTGTCGTCAAGTCAAAGGTGATTATTAGCATCCTGCAACAGACACAGACCAAGCACGGCTCGTACTCGCTCGATCACCTGTTCTCTGCTTCCGACGAAGACGCCATGCGAGAGCTGCTGTCTTTCCAGGGCGTTGGCCCGAAAACAGCCAGCTGCGTCCTGCTTTTCTGTCTACAGAGACCGAgcttcgccgtcgacacgcACGTCTACCGCATCACTGGTCTACTCGGTTGGCGCCCTCCAAGTGCCAcccgcgaggaggcgcaggcgcaccTCGATGCCATGGTGCCGGATGACGAGAAGTATCCGCTTCATGTGCTGATCATTAGTCATGGTAAGCAGTGCGCGGAGTGCAAGGCTGGAGGAAAGGCGCTTGGTAAATGTCGTCTACGTAAAACCTTCAGGAAAGGTGTCTTGGAGGGTCTagcgggcgacgatgtcAAGATAGAGGTTGGCGATCAAGTCAAGCATGAGGAGGAGTAG
- a CDS encoding uncharacterized protein (EggNog:ENOG503P6XE) has translation MAKPPHGLSSSVWAGASSQRAQSQPPPLPAASEELPSPSSSSPRARALARVQALRRFEQVCVRLRWKSIDLQNAYDRTNAPQPFGFAAQDAENNFKVDFHEFYVKIEQAVVLLLRLFGTTIAKASSTIASKPQYGATPSVAAAHAYHHNVLKALDDDRHPLHEPLGKGSVNQALWKAKELRNKWKSATEGRDSPSLRMYDLSWIINQALEGLEAAYAVASARVTEDLNQDDLAMTGDERHEAVVADDEWEWMVEPMDWES, from the coding sequence ATGGCGAAGCCCCCTCACGGCCTATCGTCGTCCGTCTGGGCCGGGGCTTCGTCGCAGCGAGCCCAATctcaaccgccgccgctacccgccgcctctgaggagctgccgtcgccgtcatcatcatcaccgcgaGCCAGagcgctcgcccgcgtccaggCTCTGCGACGTTTCGAGCAGGTTTGCGTGAGGCTTCGATGGAAGTCCATCGATCTCCAGAACGCCTACGACCGTACCAACGCGCCGCAGCCTTTCGGGTTCGCGGCGCAGGACGCCGAGAATAACTTCAAGGTTGACTTCCACGAGTTCTATGTCAAGAtcgagcaggccgtcgtGTTGTTGCTCAGGCTGTTCGGCACAACCATCGCCAAGGCTTCTTCAACGATAGCCAGCAAGCCACAGTACGGCGCCACCCCctccgtggcggccgctCATGCATATCATCATAACGTTCTCAAggcactcgacgacgaccggcACCCGCTGCACGAGCCGCTCGGCAAGGGCTCCGTAAACCAGGCGCTCTGGAAAGCCAAGGAGCTGCGCAACAAGTGGAAGAGTGCGACCGAAGGCCGTGACTCGCCGTCACTACGGATGTACGATCTTAGCTGGATCATAAATCAGGCCCTAGAGGGGTTGGAAGCTGCATACGCCGTTGCTTCGGCCAGAGTCACCGAGGATCTTAACCAGGACGACTTGGCCATGActggcgacgagcggcatgaggccgtcgtcgctgacgacgagtGGGAGTGGATGGTGGAGCCCATGGATTGGGAATCGTGA
- the KAR3 gene encoding kinesin-like nuclear fusion protein (COG:Z~EggNog:ENOG503NX16) has product MSKIAAASPSRSPSQKKFLNKSSNLTAYAAWDVDGRVVTMETQFKELQNMLNTTLAQRKGEDEALEQAKRRVSDLEENRRKLDERNEQLKDDLDVAREEKRQLQHDMEKQRWEHARAVDDIERRHRETTDDLSRQHRTAVDNLTRELGQLKDQETKEHQQRLDALTRHYQQELEDERLRRDREVQEVRTRMSNEYHDMDMALQRKDREVQEMRVDANNTQAELDREKALRNNLQASLAELSASNTTLEAKINSLKSHIEFLESDSKAQSDSFSSMEARLQDALRVADEARQKLIKEETERRVLFNKYQELKGNIRVMCRVRPALDGSEGEEARISFPDDKTSAEIVLAGPEERSSLGAVSRKNYPFEFDRVFTPEKQNEEIFDEISQLVQSALDGYNVCIFCYGQTGSGKTYTMSSDDGMIPRATHMIYDTMTKLKEKSWEYTMEGSFVEVYNEDLHDLLTPTDRNSSDGKAKKLEIRHDEARKQTIIANCKSVQLNSAASVEKILREAQSNRSVAATKANERSSRSHSVFILKLVGENLATGERCEGTLNLVDLAGSERLKHSQAEGDRMKETQNINKSLSCLGDVIEALGRGTGHVPYRNSKLTHLLQYSLGGNSKTLMFVMVSPLETHLKETLTSLRFATKVHNTHIGTAKATKRIKSADS; this is encoded by the exons ATGTCCAAGATTGCGGCTGCCTCTCCCTCCCGATCTCCCTCCCAAAAGAAGTTTCTGAATAAGAGTTCTAACTTGACTGCCTACGCAGCCTGGGACGTTGACGGGCGAGTCGTCACAATGGAAACACAGTTCAAAGAACTTCAAAATATGCTCAACACGACGCTCGCCCAGCGGAAgggagaagacgaggcaTTAGAACAGGCTAAAAGGAGAG TGTCAGATTTGGAAGAGAATCGCAGAAAGCTTGACGAGCGCAACGAGCAGCTCAAAGACGACCTCGATGTGGCGAGAGAAGAGAAGCGACAGCTGCAACACGACATGGAAAAACAACGATGGGAGCACGCCCGCGCtgtcgacgacatcgagcgACGGCACCGCGAAACGACAGATGACCTCTCGCGGCAGCATCGGACGGCAGTCGACAATCTCACTCGCGAGCTAGGTCAGCTCAAGGACCAAGAAACCAAGGAGCACCAACAGCGGCTGGACGCCTTGACGCGTCACTATCAGCAAGAACTGGAGGATGAGCGTCTCCGGAGGGATCGCGAGGTGCAGGAGGTGAGGACACGAATGAGCAACGAGTACCACGACATGGATATGGCGCTTCAACGAAAGGACCGCGAAGTTCAAGAGATGCGAGTAGATGCCAACAACACACAGGCAGAGCTGGATCGTGAGAAGGCGCTACGGAACAACCTGCAGGCCAGCCTCGCGGAGCTTTCCGCATCCAACACgacgctcgaggccaagatCAACTCGCTGAAGTCTCACATTGAGTTTCTCGAGTCCGACAGCAAAGCTCAGTCCGATTCGTTTTCCAGCATGGAAGCGCGGCTCCAGGACGCGCTGCGAGTCGCCGATGAAGCCAGACAGAAGCTCatcaaggaggagacggagcgcCGCGTCTTGTTCAATAAGTATCAAGAGTTGAAGGGCAATATTCGCGTCATGTGCAGGGTGCGACCTGCGCTCGATGGGAgtgaaggcgaggaggccagAATATCATTTCCCGATGACAAGACGTCGGCCGAAATCGTCTTGGCAGGACCCGAGGAGAGAAGCAGCTTGGGGGCGGTGTCGAGGAAGAACTACCCCTTCGAATTCGATAGGGTCTTCACGCCCGAGAAGCAAAACGAGGAAATATTCGACGAGATCTCGCAGCTCGTGCAGAGCGCGCTGGACGGATACAACGTATGCATATTTTGCTATGGTCAGACCGGCTCCGGCAAAACATACACCATGTCCTCAGACGACGGCATGATTCCGCGAGCCACGCACATGATTTACGACACCATGACGAAGCTTAAGGAGAAATCATGGGAATACACCATGGAGGGCTCGTTTGTGGAAGTCTACAACGAAGACCTGCATGACTTGCTGACGCCTACCGACCGCAACTCatccgacggcaaggccaaaAAGCTCGAGATACggcacgacgaggcccgcaAGCAGACAATCATTGCCAATTGCAAGTCGGTACAACTCAATTCTGCAGCCAGCGTGGAGAAGATACTCAGAGAGGCGCAAAGCAACCgctcggtggcggcaacCAAGGCCAATGAGCGGTCATCACGATCGCACAGTGTTTTTATCCTCAAGCTGGTCGGGGAAAATTTGGCGACGGGGGAACGTTGCGAGGGGACCTTGAACCTTGTGGACTTGGCTGGCTCCGAGCGGCTCAAGCACTCGCAAGCCGAGGGCGACCGGATGAAGGAGACGCAGAACATCAACAAGAGCCTCAGTTGCCTCGGCGATGTCATTGAGGCGCTGGGGAGGGGCACGGGACACGTTCCCTACCGCAACTCGAAGCTAACGCATCTGTTGCAGTATAGCCTCGGGGGCAACAGCAAGACGCTAATGTTTGTCATGGTCTCACCACTCGAGACGCATCTGAAGGAGACTCTGACTAGTTTGAGGTTTGCCACAAAG GTGCACAATACCCACATTGGCACTGCGAAGGCAACAAAGAGGATCAAGTCGGCCGACTCATGA
- the KAR3 gene encoding kinesin-like nuclear fusion protein, variant 2 (COG:Z~EggNog:ENOG503NX16): MESSENQVAQRNPSALPKPSARTATMSEWTESQQNSRVQTAIPAPPSSKMGFKREIPQPTHLPEPKRKHTIPTPTTYSSKTLKPSQARSGVQGSSLVEMAKANANPPVQMRNQNADDAVPTTQPKGTPALSTSSFGKSLGLSRVAPLDRSTNATFRASGHPVHGRSRSQIQRPQTAHGHHDGEHRGDPSTSTAWDVDGRVVTMETQFKELQNMLNTTLAQRKGEDEALEQAKRRVSDLEENRRKLDERNEQLKDDLDVAREEKRQLQHDMEKQRWEHARAVDDIERRHRETTDDLSRQHRTAVDNLTRELGQLKDQETKEHQQRLDALTRHYQQELEDERLRRDREVQEVRTRMSNEYHDMDMALQRKDREVQEMRVDANNTQAELDREKALRNNLQASLAELSASNTTLEAKINSLKSHIEFLESDSKAQSDSFSSMEARLQDALRVADEARQKLIKEETERRVLFNKYQELKGNIRVMCRVRPALDGSEGEEARISFPDDKTSAEIVLAGPEERSSLGAVSRKNYPFEFDRVFTPEKQNEEIFDEISQLVQSALDGYNVCIFCYGQTGSGKTYTMSSDDGMIPRATHMIYDTMTKLKEKSWEYTMEGSFVEVYNEDLHDLLTPTDRNSSDGKAKKLEIRHDEARKQTIIANCKSVQLNSAASVEKILREAQSNRSVAATKANERSSRSHSVFILKLVGENLATGERCEGTLNLVDLAGSERLKHSQAEGDRMKETQNINKSLSCLGDVIEALGRGTGHVPYRNSKLTHLLQYSLGGNSKTLMFVMVSPLETHLKETLTSLRFATKVHNTHIGTAKATKRIKSADS, from the exons atggaGAGCTCGGAGAACCAA GTTGCGCAGCGAAACCCCAGCGCGCTGCCTAAGCCGAGCGCTCGTACGGCTACGATGTCTGAATGGACCGAATCCCAGCAAAACTCCCGTGTCCAGACGGCCATTCCAGCTCCGCCAAGCTCCAAGATGGGGTTCAAGAGGGAGATACCGCAGCCCACACATCTGCCTGAACCCAAGCGGAAGCACACCATCCCCACACCCACGACATATTCCTCAAAGACGCTCAAGCCGTCGCAAGCAAGATCGGGTGTGCAAGGAAGCTCCTTGGTGGAGATGGCAAAGGCAAATGCGAACCCTCCCGTGCAGATGCGCAACCAGAATGCTGACGATGCGGTTCCGACCACACAGCCAAAGGGTACTCCGGCCctgtcgacgagcagcttcgGGAAATCCCTTGGTCTCAGCCGTGTTGCGCCACTCGATCGATCTACAAACGCGACTTTCAGAGCCTCGGGCCACCCAGTCCATGGTCGCTCAAGGTCACAGATCCAGCGGCCCCAAACCGCCCACGGGCATCATGACGGCGAGCATCGAGGGGACCCGTCCACAAGCACCG CCTGGGACGTTGACGGGCGAGTCGTCACAATGGAAACACAGTTCAAAGAACTTCAAAATATGCTCAACACGACGCTCGCCCAGCGGAAgggagaagacgaggcaTTAGAACAGGCTAAAAGGAGAG TGTCAGATTTGGAAGAGAATCGCAGAAAGCTTGACGAGCGCAACGAGCAGCTCAAAGACGACCTCGATGTGGCGAGAGAAGAGAAGCGACAGCTGCAACACGACATGGAAAAACAACGATGGGAGCACGCCCGCGCtgtcgacgacatcgagcgACGGCACCGCGAAACGACAGATGACCTCTCGCGGCAGCATCGGACGGCAGTCGACAATCTCACTCGCGAGCTAGGTCAGCTCAAGGACCAAGAAACCAAGGAGCACCAACAGCGGCTGGACGCCTTGACGCGTCACTATCAGCAAGAACTGGAGGATGAGCGTCTCCGGAGGGATCGCGAGGTGCAGGAGGTGAGGACACGAATGAGCAACGAGTACCACGACATGGATATGGCGCTTCAACGAAAGGACCGCGAAGTTCAAGAGATGCGAGTAGATGCCAACAACACACAGGCAGAGCTGGATCGTGAGAAGGCGCTACGGAACAACCTGCAGGCCAGCCTCGCGGAGCTTTCCGCATCCAACACgacgctcgaggccaagatCAACTCGCTGAAGTCTCACATTGAGTTTCTCGAGTCCGACAGCAAAGCTCAGTCCGATTCGTTTTCCAGCATGGAAGCGCGGCTCCAGGACGCGCTGCGAGTCGCCGATGAAGCCAGACAGAAGCTCatcaaggaggagacggagcgcCGCGTCTTGTTCAATAAGTATCAAGAGTTGAAGGGCAATATTCGCGTCATGTGCAGGGTGCGACCTGCGCTCGATGGGAgtgaaggcgaggaggccagAATATCATTTCCCGATGACAAGACGTCGGCCGAAATCGTCTTGGCAGGACCCGAGGAGAGAAGCAGCTTGGGGGCGGTGTCGAGGAAGAACTACCCCTTCGAATTCGATAGGGTCTTCACGCCCGAGAAGCAAAACGAGGAAATATTCGACGAGATCTCGCAGCTCGTGCAGAGCGCGCTGGACGGATACAACGTATGCATATTTTGCTATGGTCAGACCGGCTCCGGCAAAACATACACCATGTCCTCAGACGACGGCATGATTCCGCGAGCCACGCACATGATTTACGACACCATGACGAAGCTTAAGGAGAAATCATGGGAATACACCATGGAGGGCTCGTTTGTGGAAGTCTACAACGAAGACCTGCATGACTTGCTGACGCCTACCGACCGCAACTCatccgacggcaaggccaaaAAGCTCGAGATACggcacgacgaggcccgcaAGCAGACAATCATTGCCAATTGCAAGTCGGTACAACTCAATTCTGCAGCCAGCGTGGAGAAGATACTCAGAGAGGCGCAAAGCAACCgctcggtggcggcaacCAAGGCCAATGAGCGGTCATCACGATCGCACAGTGTTTTTATCCTCAAGCTGGTCGGGGAAAATTTGGCGACGGGGGAACGTTGCGAGGGGACCTTGAACCTTGTGGACTTGGCTGGCTCCGAGCGGCTCAAGCACTCGCAAGCCGAGGGCGACCGGATGAAGGAGACGCAGAACATCAACAAGAGCCTCAGTTGCCTCGGCGATGTCATTGAGGCGCTGGGGAGGGGCACGGGACACGTTCCCTACCGCAACTCGAAGCTAACGCATCTGTTGCAGTATAGCCTCGGGGGCAACAGCAAGACGCTAATGTTTGTCATGGTCTCACCACTCGAGACGCATCTGAAGGAGACTCTGACTAGTTTGAGGTTTGCCACAAAG GTGCACAATACCCACATTGGCACTGCGAAGGCAACAAAGAGGATCAAGTCGGCCGACTCATGA
- the vps66 gene encoding Lysophosphatidic acid:oleoyl-CoA acyltransferase 1 (COG:I~TransMembrane:2 (i34-56o62-80i)~EggNog:ENOG503NXYP) codes for MEKYSQFRDRATGIAPFLPVSTPLSAVSTLTHGLLFLFRLPFFLTYAASYFILFHYLPLPVIARKIALWGLMAIPGIWWVDLQLDGVKRGTLSEQPRERVPHPGSVIAANFTSPIDAIYLAAIFDPVFTASYPGTRKLQRVGLFGAVAMALAPVRTAPPPNANLVDIKDLLREFPDRVIAVFPECGTTNGKAILPLSPTIVDCPSQVHIFPVSIRYTPSDVTTPVPGQWFKFVWNLLSRPTTCIRVRIAEGQMNTAAATTNGGGTVGSSGELKQRKATETDVSTQQQRVLDRIAEALARLSRVKRVGLTMQDKAAFVAALNGKK; via the exons ATGGAAAAATACAGCCAGTTCCGCGATCGAG CCACGGGCATCGCGCCTTTCCTGCCCGTCTCGACGCCCCTCTCTGCCGTCTCGACATTGACACACGGCCTGCTCTTCCTCTTTCGCCTGCCTTTCTTCCTCACCTACGCTGCCAGCTACTTCATCCTCTTCCATTACCTTCCGCTGCCTGTCATCGCCAGAAAGATTGCACTATGGGGTCTTATGGCAATCCCCGGCATCTGGTGGGTTGACCTacagctcgacggcgtcaaaCGTGGGACCCTATCCGAGCAGCCGCGCGAGCGCGTTCCGCATCCAGGctccgtcatcgccgccaatTTTACAAGTCCCATCGATGCCATCTATCTTGCGGCCATCTTCGATCCCGTGTTTACAGCATCGTATCCCGGCACACGAAAGCTACAGCGCGTGGGCTTGTTCGGCgcggtggccatggccctCGCGCCAGTGCGTACTGCGCCCCCACCGAATGCGAACCTCGTCGATATCAAAGACCTCCTCCGCGAGTTTCCGGACCGAGTCATCGCCGTGTTCCCCGAATGCGGCACCACCAACGGCAAAGCAATACTTCCACTAAGTCCGACCATCGTTGACTGTCCGTCTCAAGTCCACATCTTTCCCGTTAGCATTCGCTACACGCCATCTGACGTCACGACACCTGTGCCGGGCCAGTGGTTTAAGTTTGTTTGGAACCTCCTTTCGCGGCCAACGACATGCATCCGAGTCCGCATCGCAGAAGGGCAGATgaacacggccgcggccacgacaaATGGAGGTGGCACCGTCGGCTCCAGCGGTGAATTGAAGCAGCGAAAGGCGACTGAGACAGATGTCTCGACTCAACAGCAACGGGTTTTGGATCGCATCGCTGAGGCGCTTGCGCGGTTGAGCAGGGTTAAAAGGGTTGGGTTGACAATGCAAGACAAGGCAGCCTTTGTTGCTGCGCTAAATGGGAAGAAATGA
- the ILV3 gene encoding Dihydroxy-acid dehydratase (EggNog:ENOG503NUBR~COG:E) → MLSASLRQRRPGIMGAALTRATLGRTTSRQSRFLSSTSACRADEQLNKVSANITQPKSQGASQAMLYATGLSESDMNKAQIGISSVWYEGNPCNMHLMDLSKIVRESVAKAGFVPYRFNTIGVSDGISMGTKGMRYSLQSREIIADSIETVMNGQWYDGNISLPGCDKNMPGVAMAMGRVNRPSIMVYGGTIKPGCTKQGELIDIVSAFQAYGQYITGNITEEERFDIIRNACPGSGACGGMYTANTMATAIETMGLTLPGSSSNPAEDASKRAECESVGPAMRNLLKEDIKPRDILTRQAFENAMIIVSILGGSTNAVLHLIAIADSVGIKLTIDDFQSVSDRIPLLADLKPSGKYVMEDVHKIGGTPSLLKFLLKEGILDGSGITVTGKTMKQNVENVPDFPSSQDIIRPLTNPIKPTGHIQIMRGSLAPGGCVGKITGKEGLRFEGKARVYNAEDDFIDSLERGEIKQGEKTVVIIRYDGPKGGPGMPEMLKPSSAIMGAGLGKDVALLTDGRFSGGSHGFIIGHVVPEAMEGGPIALVEDGDKIIIDAEKRAIDLEVSEEEMARRRKAWTAPPPRYTKGTLKKYASLVSNASSGCVTDGPIQQSA, encoded by the exons ATGCTTTCAGCAAgcctgcggcagcgccggcccGGCATCATGGGCGCCGCACTGACCAGAGCCACCCTCGGGCGCACAACGTCGCGACAGAG CCGCTTCCTATCGTCGACTTCAGCATGCCGCGCCGATGAACAGCTCAACAAGGTCTCGGCCAACATTACCCAGCCCAAGTCGCAGGGCGCCTCCCAGGCCATGCTCTACGCCACTGGCCTGTCTGAGTCCGACATGAACAAGGCCCAGATTGGCATCTCGTCGGTCTGGTACGAGGGAAACCCTTGCAACATGCACCTCATGGACCTATCCAAGATCGTGCGCGAGTCcgtcgccaaggccggcTTCGTCCCCTACAGGTTCAACACCATCGGCGTCAGCGATGGCATCTCGATGGGCACCAAGGGCATGAGGTACTCGCTCCAGAGTCGCGAAATAATCGCCGACAGTATTGAGACCGTCATGAATGGCCAGTGGTACGATGGCAACATCAGCTTGCCCGGTTGCGACAAGAACATGCccggcgtcgccatggccatgggcCGCGTCAACCGACCCAGCATCATGGTCTATGGCGGCACCATCAAGCCCGGCTGCACCAAGCAGGGCGAACTGATCGACATCGTGTCCGCCTTCCAGGCCTACGGCCAGTACATCACCGGCAAcatcaccgaggaggagcgctTCGACATCATCCGAAACGCCTgccccggcagcggcgcctgcggcggcatgtACACAGCcaacaccatggccaccgCCATCGAAACCATGGGGTTGACGCTGCccggtagcagcagcaaccctGCCGAGGATGCCAGCAAGCGCGCCGAGTGCGAGAGCGTCGGTCCGGCCATGCGCAATCTGCTCAAGGAGGACATCAAGCCTCGCGATATCCTCACGCGTCAGGCCTTTGAGAATGCCATGATTATCGTCTCCATCCTGGGCGGGAGCACAAACGCCGTTCTTCACCTCATTGCCATTGCTGATTCGGTCGGCATCAAGCTGACCATTGACGACTTCCAGAGCGTCTCTGATCGCATTCCTCTACTGGCGGACCTGAAGCCGTCCGGCAAGTACGTCATGGAGGATGTACACAAGATTGGCGGCACGCCTAGTCTTCTCAAGTTCCTGCTTAAGGAGGGCATCCTTGATGGATCAGGCATCACTGTGACCGGCAAGACCATGAAGCAAAACGTTGAGAACGTTCCAGACTTTCCCAGCAGCCAGGACATCATTAGGCCACTCACGAACCCGATCAAGCCCACAGGGCACATCCAGATCATGCGTGGCTCTCTCGCCCCCGGAGGCTGCGTCGGGAAGATCACCGGCAAGGAGGGCCTTCGATTCGAGGGCAAGGCCCGCGTCTATAATGCCGAAGACGACTTTATCGACAGCCTGGAGCGGGGGGAGATCAAGCAGGGTGAAAAGACGGTTGTCATCATCCGCTACGACGGACCCAAGGGCGGCCCTGGAATGCCAGAGATGttgaagccgtcgtcggcaatAATGGGCGCTGGACTGGGCAAGGACGTCGCCCTACTCACTGACGGACGGTTTTCGGGCGGCTCGCACGGCTTCATCATCGGCCACGTTGTAcccgaggccatggagggTGGCCCAATTGCTCTTGTCGAGGACGGAGACAAAATAATCATTGACGCTGAAAAGCGGGCTATCGACCTCGAGGTTtccgaggaggagatggcaCGGAGAAGGAAAGCGTGgacggcgcctccgccgcgatACACGAAAGGCACCCTCAAGAAGTACGCCAGCCTCGTGAGCAACGCCAGCTCAGGCTGCGTTACCGACGGGCCCATTCAACAAAGCGCATAA